The following proteins are encoded in a genomic region of Arcobacter suis CECT 7833:
- a CDS encoding DUF3833 domain-containing protein yields MKNLILVFLTTILLTGCTSMKIEDFNNTKPEFIPQDYFNGKLRAYGIVKDRSGKITRTFKGTMIGSWDKNGVGTLDEYFVYNDGEEMKRVWTLKPTENKKFIATADDIIGESPMIANGNTVMLDYVMRTAYKDSTIDLSVQDWLHLQDDGVIINHSKLKKFGFVVGEIVITIIKD; encoded by the coding sequence ATGAAAAATTTAATATTAGTTTTTTTAACAACAATACTACTAACAGGATGTACGAGCATGAAAATAGAAGATTTTAACAACACAAAACCAGAGTTTATTCCACAAGATTATTTTAATGGAAAACTAAGAGCCTATGGAATCGTAAAAGATAGAAGTGGAAAAATAACAAGAACATTCAAAGGAACAATGATTGGTTCTTGGGATAAAAATGGCGTTGGAACACTTGATGAGTATTTTGTTTATAATGATGGTGAAGAGATGAAAAGGGTTTGGACTTTAAAACCTACTGAAAATAAAAAGTTTATAGCAACTGCCGATGATATTATTGGGGAAAGCCCAATGATAGCAAATGGAAATACAGTAATGCTTGATTATGTTATGAGAACTGCTTATAAAGATTCTACTATTGATTTAAGTGTTCAAGATTGGCTTCATTTACAAGATGATGGAGTTATTATAAATCACTCTAAACTGAAAAAATTTGGCTTTGTTGTTGGCGAAATTGTAATTACGATAATTAAGGATTAA